The following coding sequences are from one Paenarthrobacter ureafaciens window:
- a CDS encoding phosphatase PAP2 family protein, which yields MPRILEPRHRPSSLLVAPAALLLTAFLVPGLLILAGQGEPAFNGVDTQWQALIFTLHSPFWDQVNAFLNWLGYVGVLILEVLLVAVLLLWRRPKMALFSALAALIALGVTQLAKAVVGRDRPEGAKVLTDTGSYPSGHVSATAVFLMTLVLLTGKLWFKLLAIAGILVTMASRTYLSAHWLSDVLGGACVGVGVTLLLWVPFMKICIQENLSAVTSPVWQARASRRQPAEGQPE from the coding sequence ATGCCACGCATATTGGAACCCCGCCACCGGCCAAGCTCGCTGCTCGTCGCACCTGCCGCGCTGTTGTTGACGGCATTCCTCGTGCCCGGACTTTTGATCCTCGCCGGGCAGGGCGAACCGGCGTTCAACGGGGTAGACACCCAGTGGCAGGCCTTGATCTTTACGCTTCATTCGCCGTTCTGGGACCAGGTCAATGCCTTCCTGAACTGGCTCGGTTATGTGGGCGTGCTCATTCTGGAAGTCCTCTTGGTGGCGGTGTTGCTCCTCTGGCGCAGGCCGAAGATGGCCCTCTTCTCCGCCCTCGCGGCGTTGATTGCGTTGGGAGTGACCCAGCTTGCCAAAGCAGTGGTTGGGCGCGATCGTCCTGAAGGCGCAAAGGTCCTGACGGACACTGGTTCATACCCTTCAGGGCATGTATCCGCAACGGCCGTCTTTCTCATGACCCTCGTACTGCTCACAGGCAAGCTGTGGTTCAAGCTTCTGGCCATCGCGGGAATCCTCGTCACGATGGCCAGCCGAACCTATCTCTCCGCCCACTGGCTCAGCGATGTCCTTGGTGGTGCATGCGTGGGAGTGGGCGTGACGCTGCTGCTGTGGGTCCCTTTCATGAAGATATGCATCCAGGAGAATCTATCTGCGGTTACTTCTCCTGTGTGGCAGGCAAGGGCTTCGCGACGCCAGCCAGCAGAAGGGCAACCAGAATAG
- a CDS encoding DeoR/GlpR family DNA-binding transcription regulator, with product MGTADRHRLIGELLRTREAVTVDELMAECGASGATIRRDLEILAANGVLKRVHGGARSLLFKGDNPGYGQRELEDHQGKVRIAAAVDALLQDREHVWLDSGSTATEIARSIGKRQLTVMPMSLHSVDALAGGRPELILPGGRLVPGELSFRGPMAEANVRSLRFDTAVITPCAFNLKDGLLAHDLDDAAVKRAGLESASRVIVAGSGSKWRASALALVAAMDAADVLVTDVEPAPKDLSLLDELSVEVVIA from the coding sequence ATGGGAACAGCCGACCGCCACCGCTTAATCGGTGAATTGCTGCGAACCCGCGAGGCTGTGACAGTCGATGAGCTGATGGCCGAATGCGGTGCTTCCGGTGCCACCATCCGGCGCGACTTGGAGATCCTCGCCGCCAACGGAGTGCTTAAGCGCGTCCACGGAGGCGCGCGGAGCCTCCTCTTCAAGGGCGATAACCCCGGCTACGGCCAGCGGGAGTTGGAAGACCACCAGGGCAAAGTCAGGATCGCGGCAGCCGTGGACGCCCTGCTCCAGGACCGCGAACACGTCTGGTTGGACAGCGGTTCGACGGCAACGGAAATTGCCCGCAGCATCGGAAAGCGCCAACTGACCGTCATGCCCATGTCCCTGCACAGTGTGGATGCTTTGGCAGGGGGACGTCCTGAGCTGATCCTGCCCGGAGGACGGCTGGTCCCCGGCGAGCTCTCCTTCCGCGGACCCATGGCTGAAGCCAACGTGCGGTCACTGCGTTTTGATACGGCCGTCATCACGCCGTGCGCGTTCAACCTCAAAGACGGACTCCTTGCCCACGACCTCGATGATGCGGCAGTGAAGCGGGCCGGCCTGGAATCAGCGTCGAGGGTGATAGTGGCAGGCTCCGGCAGCAAATGGAGGGCCAGCGCCCTTGCCTTGGTGGCTGCGATGGACGCAGCCGACGTACTGGTTACCGATGTGGAACCGGCCCCCAAAGATCTTTCCTTGCTCGACGAACTCTCTGTGGAAGTTGTGATTGCATGA
- a CDS encoding ABC transporter ATP-binding protein, with amino-acid sequence MIEAKGLTKVYGEKTAVGGVSFTVQAGRVTGFLGPNGAGKSTTMRMIMGLDTPTSGSVTVNGVPFEKHVAPLREIGALLDAKAVHTSRTAYNHLLAMAATHSIPKSRVREVIEMTGLGDVAKKKVKGFSLGMGQRLGIAAALLGDPQTIILDEPVNGLDPEGVVWVRNLVKYLASEGRTVFLSSHLMSEMALTADHLIVIGRGKIIADAPIADIITGKGQARTRVRTDQPEHLMQLLAGQGVSVEVHERELLEVSGLDPRAIARTALDNQVMVYELTPLQASLEEAYMELTKDEVEYHSHINTGTSVPASAGGKN; translated from the coding sequence ATGATCGAAGCAAAAGGCCTGACGAAGGTCTACGGCGAAAAAACAGCCGTAGGTGGCGTCAGTTTTACGGTCCAGGCCGGCCGGGTAACGGGCTTCCTCGGCCCGAACGGTGCCGGCAAGTCCACCACAATGCGCATGATTATGGGACTGGACACGCCCACGTCCGGCTCCGTGACCGTGAACGGCGTGCCATTCGAAAAGCATGTGGCTCCCCTGCGTGAGATTGGCGCCCTGCTGGATGCCAAGGCAGTCCACACCAGCCGCACGGCTTACAACCACCTGCTGGCCATGGCAGCAACGCACAGCATCCCCAAGAGCCGTGTGCGTGAAGTGATTGAGATGACCGGCCTGGGCGATGTTGCCAAGAAGAAGGTCAAGGGATTCTCGCTCGGCATGGGACAACGCCTGGGCATCGCCGCCGCGCTTCTGGGGGATCCCCAGACAATCATCCTGGACGAGCCGGTGAACGGCTTGGACCCTGAAGGCGTCGTGTGGGTCAGGAACCTGGTCAAGTACCTGGCGTCCGAGGGCCGCACGGTCTTCCTGTCCAGCCACCTCATGAGCGAAATGGCACTCACGGCAGACCACCTGATAGTGATCGGCCGCGGCAAGATCATCGCCGATGCTCCCATCGCCGACATCATCACCGGCAAGGGCCAGGCCCGCACCCGCGTCCGCACCGATCAGCCTGAACACCTCATGCAGCTGCTGGCCGGGCAAGGCGTTTCGGTGGAGGTCCACGAACGCGAGCTTCTGGAGGTAAGTGGACTTGATCCACGCGCCATCGCACGCACCGCGTTGGACAACCAGGTCATGGTCTACGAACTCACGCCTCTCCAAGCGAGCCTCGAGGAGGCCTACATGGAGCTGACCAAGGACGAGGTGGAGTACCACTCGCACATCAACACCGGGACGTCGGTTCCCGCTTCGGCCGGAGGGAAGAACTAG
- a CDS encoding sensor histidine kinase, whose protein sequence is MIEVPQRKDALAGPADASFAEITQRRRGRVRRYFYEHPLAMDAVVVSCYVLLALPTIISSVIEGKWLVTSFLLLIALALWFRRQSPIHVAAAVALLEIAATILNPWGSNVSAGLWFALYAVASARKRPVAFVVLGAASLPLSLLYLFMWTSPSNMDTLREVPENFHLINNIATAVTIMLSNLLATGIGISVRERREHEAEIAAWVARTTQLGKVTERNRIAREMHDVVAHSLTVMVSLSDGAAVVVKKDPERAGEVLGELSRTGRNALADMRRVLGVLRDDSGRPAPLTPLESGHNLSKLLDGFRTAGLPLHYAHTGPALPADPAFELTVYRIVQESLTNVLRYGRSLSRVDVQVARNGDLVTIDVLDDGRGTRDGNGKGSLGTGQGIAGMRERAGIYAGKIGAGPGRNGGWAVHAELNWNGDKGE, encoded by the coding sequence ATGATCGAAGTCCCACAAAGGAAGGACGCGTTGGCCGGTCCGGCTGACGCGTCCTTCGCGGAAATCACCCAGCGCCGCCGCGGACGCGTGCGGCGCTATTTCTACGAGCACCCGCTGGCCATGGATGCCGTGGTGGTCTCTTGCTATGTGCTTCTGGCGCTGCCCACCATCATCTCTTCGGTCATCGAGGGCAAGTGGCTGGTCACGTCATTCCTTTTGCTCATCGCCCTGGCACTGTGGTTCCGGCGGCAGAGCCCGATTCATGTGGCGGCCGCCGTTGCCCTCCTGGAAATCGCCGCTACCATCCTCAACCCTTGGGGATCGAACGTCTCGGCGGGTCTTTGGTTCGCCCTTTACGCCGTAGCATCCGCCAGAAAGCGTCCCGTTGCCTTCGTGGTGCTGGGCGCGGCCAGCCTCCCCCTGAGCTTGCTCTATCTCTTCATGTGGACTAGCCCCAGCAACATGGACACGCTCCGGGAGGTTCCGGAGAACTTCCACCTCATCAACAACATCGCCACGGCCGTGACCATCATGCTGTCCAACCTCCTGGCCACGGGAATCGGCATTTCGGTCCGGGAGCGCCGGGAGCATGAGGCGGAGATCGCCGCCTGGGTGGCTCGCACGACCCAGCTGGGCAAGGTCACCGAGCGCAACAGGATCGCCCGCGAGATGCACGACGTCGTGGCACACTCGCTCACGGTCATGGTGAGCCTTTCCGACGGTGCGGCAGTGGTAGTGAAGAAGGATCCCGAACGCGCCGGCGAGGTGCTTGGTGAACTATCCAGGACGGGGCGGAACGCCTTGGCTGACATGCGCAGGGTATTGGGCGTCCTAAGGGACGATTCCGGCCGTCCGGCGCCGCTCACACCGTTGGAATCGGGACACAACCTTTCCAAGCTGCTGGATGGATTCCGGACGGCAGGGCTTCCGCTTCACTATGCTCATACGGGACCCGCGCTCCCGGCCGATCCTGCGTTCGAACTGACGGTCTATCGGATTGTCCAGGAATCGCTGACCAACGTCCTGAGGTACGGAAGGTCGCTGAGCCGGGTGGACGTGCAGGTGGCGCGCAACGGCGACCTGGTCACCATCGACGTGCTCGACGACGGCCGCGGAACCAGGGACGGCAACGGGAAGGGAAGCCTGGGCACCGGCCAAGGAATTGCAGGCATGCGGGAGCGGGCCGGAATCTACGCCGGAAAAATCGGGGCCGGACCTGGCAGGAACGGCGGCTGGGCGGTACACGCCGAGCTGAACTGGAACGGCGACAAGGGGGAGTAA
- a CDS encoding MFS transporter, which yields MTTSTRTVPNVNAAAIATFFVFGMNGLVFASWAARIPAVTEALSLTSGQMGSLLLCTAVGSLLALPTAGWVVGRIGTANTVRTAGAVAAAAGVGIAVALMAASVPVMAVSLFFFGIGIGLWDVAQNIEGADVEHRLRRTIMPQFHAAFSGGAFVGALIGAGLSHLGVGLPEHLLVIAGIALVLALTAPRYFLPHAPVVEASDGGTDVKRGPSAWRDGRTLLIGVVVLGATLTEGAGNDWIAKAAVDGLGTSEGGGALLFALFVAGMTLMRFLGGKVIDKFGRVAVLRASMAAAAVGLVLFVLADNVVLAGAGATLWGVGAALAFPMGMSAAADDPKHAAVRVSVVSTIGYVAFLAGPPLLGYLGDHTGIHNALLAIGAPILVALLLAGVAKPLPATQEK from the coding sequence ATGACCACCAGCACCCGAACCGTCCCCAACGTGAACGCGGCCGCAATAGCCACGTTTTTCGTCTTCGGCATGAACGGGCTGGTCTTTGCCAGTTGGGCTGCCCGCATTCCCGCCGTTACCGAAGCGCTCAGCCTCACGTCCGGACAGATGGGCAGCCTCCTGCTCTGCACCGCGGTGGGCTCCCTCCTGGCGCTGCCAACGGCGGGCTGGGTCGTAGGACGGATCGGGACCGCCAACACGGTCCGGACGGCCGGGGCGGTGGCAGCGGCAGCCGGGGTAGGGATCGCCGTTGCCCTCATGGCGGCCTCTGTTCCCGTGATGGCCGTCTCGCTGTTCTTCTTCGGCATTGGCATCGGCCTGTGGGACGTCGCCCAAAACATCGAGGGCGCCGACGTCGAACACCGGCTCAGGCGCACCATCATGCCGCAGTTCCATGCCGCCTTCAGCGGCGGCGCGTTCGTTGGCGCGCTCATCGGTGCGGGCCTTTCACACCTTGGCGTGGGCCTGCCTGAGCATCTGCTGGTCATTGCAGGCATCGCATTGGTACTGGCGCTGACGGCGCCGCGCTACTTCCTGCCGCACGCGCCAGTTGTTGAAGCGTCCGACGGCGGCACTGACGTCAAGCGCGGACCTTCTGCCTGGCGGGACGGCAGGACGCTGCTCATCGGCGTCGTGGTCCTGGGGGCGACCCTGACGGAAGGCGCGGGCAACGACTGGATTGCCAAGGCAGCGGTCGATGGCCTGGGAACGTCGGAAGGGGGAGGCGCCCTGCTCTTTGCCCTGTTCGTTGCCGGCATGACCCTCATGCGTTTCCTCGGTGGCAAGGTGATCGACAAGTTCGGTCGGGTGGCCGTACTCCGGGCAAGCATGGCTGCCGCTGCGGTCGGCTTGGTCCTGTTCGTCCTGGCGGACAATGTGGTTCTGGCTGGAGCCGGCGCAACCCTTTGGGGCGTCGGAGCCGCCCTGGCCTTCCCCATGGGGATGTCCGCTGCCGCCGACGACCCCAAACATGCTGCAGTCAGGGTTTCCGTGGTGTCGACTATCGGGTACGTAGCTTTCCTTGCGGGTCCTCCCCTGCTGGGTTACCTGGGCGACCACACAGGTATCCACAATGCGCTCCTGGCCATTGGAGCACCTATTCTGGTTGCCCTTCTGCTGGCTGGCGTCGCGAAGCCCTTGCCTGCCACACAGGAGAAGTAA
- a CDS encoding FAD-dependent oxidoreductase, which translates to MEKPTQCAVVGGGPAGIVLGLLLARAGVHVTVLEKHADFLRDFRGDTVHASTLRLLDELGLGDGFRQLPQSRMDNFRLPAGSGEFVLADFGLLKEPYNYVAMVPQWDLLNFLVDAARQEPCFTLIMNAEATDLLTDGSGAVAGVRYRIKDPITGGTLETHDLQAPLTVACDGRGSVLRAKSGLTPKEFPVPFDVWWFRLSRDPEEIERVASISPRFGDSDVLLSLTRRDYHQIAYLAAKGSDPELRAEGVDAFRNRIARLRPDLSDRVGEILSMDNLHLLDVKLNRLATWHKPGLLLIGDAAHAMSPAGGVGINLAVQDAVAAARILAPALLDGSLDDHTLAAVQKRRWLPTVIVQTFQRLMHRAIFNQVMAGKQPKPPRALVFLSRKFPLFRKVPARMLAFGPLPEHAPGFARRKPDA; encoded by the coding sequence ATGGAGAAACCCACTCAGTGCGCTGTGGTCGGCGGAGGTCCGGCCGGCATTGTGTTGGGTTTGCTCCTTGCAAGGGCCGGAGTCCACGTCACCGTGTTGGAGAAACACGCCGATTTCCTCCGGGACTTCCGCGGTGACACGGTGCACGCCTCCACCCTCCGTTTGCTCGATGAGTTGGGGCTGGGTGACGGGTTCCGGCAACTCCCGCAAAGCAGGATGGACAACTTCCGGCTCCCCGCCGGCTCCGGGGAGTTTGTGTTGGCGGATTTTGGGCTGCTGAAGGAGCCATACAACTACGTGGCCATGGTGCCGCAATGGGACCTTTTGAACTTCCTGGTGGACGCCGCCCGGCAGGAACCCTGCTTCACGCTCATCATGAATGCCGAGGCGACGGACCTGCTGACGGATGGCTCCGGGGCGGTCGCCGGCGTGCGCTACCGCATCAAGGATCCAATCACCGGTGGAACTTTGGAGACCCATGACCTGCAGGCTCCCCTGACGGTTGCCTGCGACGGCCGGGGATCGGTGCTGCGCGCAAAGTCGGGCCTGACCCCCAAGGAGTTCCCGGTCCCCTTCGATGTGTGGTGGTTCAGGCTCTCCCGCGACCCGGAAGAAATAGAACGGGTGGCCTCCATTTCCCCGCGCTTTGGCGACTCGGATGTCCTGCTCAGCCTGACCCGCAGGGATTACCACCAGATCGCCTACCTGGCAGCCAAGGGCTCGGACCCGGAGTTGCGGGCCGAAGGAGTGGACGCCTTCCGAAACCGGATCGCGCGGTTGCGCCCCGATCTCTCCGACCGTGTGGGTGAGATCCTGTCCATGGACAATCTTCACCTGCTCGATGTGAAACTCAACCGGCTTGCCACCTGGCACAAGCCCGGTCTCCTCCTGATCGGCGACGCAGCCCATGCGATGTCCCCCGCGGGCGGGGTGGGAATCAACCTGGCGGTCCAGGATGCGGTGGCTGCCGCCAGGATCCTGGCGCCGGCACTGTTGGATGGCAGTTTGGATGACCACACCCTCGCTGCGGTCCAGAAGAGGCGCTGGCTGCCCACAGTCATCGTGCAAACGTTCCAGCGACTCATGCACCGGGCCATCTTCAACCAGGTCATGGCGGGCAAGCAGCCGAAACCACCCAGAGCGCTGGTCTTCCTGAGCCGCAAGTTTCCGCTCTTCCGTAAGGTCCCTGCGCGGATGCTGGCTTTTGGTCCGCTGCCCGAACACGCACCCGGCTTTGCGCGACGGAAGCCGGACGCATAG
- a CDS encoding ABC-F family ATP-binding cassette domain-containing protein: protein MAHIDVSGIDYFLSDGTQLLNGVAFKVPDGTKTALIGPNGTGKTTLFKIISGDLTPDEGVVGRSGNMGIMRQFVGQVRDESTVRDLLVSTAQPNLAAAAKAVEEAELAMMERDDEPTQMKYAQAIVDWGDAGGYDVETVWDEVCMAALGISFDKAQFRRASTLSGGEQKRLVLEALFAGPDELLLLDEPDNYLDVPGKRWLESKLNESKKTVLFISHDRELLNNAAGRIVTLEPGINGASAWIHGGGFASYVEARADRNARFEELRKRWDEEHVKLKELVNMYKNKAAFRSDMANRYQAAQTRLAKFLEAGPPEALPIEQNVRMRLKGGRTAKRAVVAENLELTGLMKPFSTEIWFGDRVGVLGSNGSGKSHFLRLLATGGTDPEREHLPVSDVVIAEVPHEGTVKLGARIRPGFFAQTHVRPDLLGRTLLEILHRGDEHRSGLPREAAAGALDSYGLAGQSEQKYESLSGGQQARFQILLLQLSGATLLLLDEPTDNLDLHSGEALERAIDAFEGTVLAVTHDRWFAKSFDRFLVFGSDGKVYESEEPVWDEKRVDRAR from the coding sequence GTGGCCCATATTGACGTTTCCGGCATCGACTACTTCCTCTCCGACGGCACCCAGCTCCTGAACGGTGTGGCCTTCAAGGTCCCTGACGGCACCAAAACGGCTCTGATCGGTCCGAATGGAACCGGCAAAACGACGCTCTTCAAGATCATCTCCGGCGATCTCACTCCCGACGAGGGCGTGGTGGGACGCTCCGGAAACATGGGCATCATGCGCCAGTTTGTGGGACAGGTGCGCGACGAGTCCACCGTCCGCGACCTCCTTGTCTCCACGGCCCAACCCAACCTCGCCGCAGCTGCCAAAGCGGTTGAGGAAGCCGAACTGGCGATGATGGAGCGGGACGACGAGCCCACCCAGATGAAGTACGCGCAGGCCATTGTGGATTGGGGCGACGCCGGTGGTTACGACGTCGAGACCGTGTGGGACGAAGTTTGCATGGCTGCTTTGGGGATCTCCTTCGACAAAGCACAGTTCCGCCGCGCCTCAACACTGTCCGGCGGCGAGCAGAAGCGGCTGGTGCTGGAGGCGTTGTTCGCCGGACCGGATGAACTCCTGCTGCTTGACGAACCGGACAACTACCTGGACGTTCCGGGGAAGCGCTGGCTTGAGTCCAAGCTCAACGAATCCAAGAAGACTGTGCTCTTCATCAGCCACGACCGCGAGCTGCTCAACAACGCTGCCGGACGCATTGTGACGCTGGAACCAGGCATCAACGGTGCCAGCGCGTGGATCCACGGCGGCGGTTTCGCCTCCTACGTGGAAGCCCGGGCCGATCGGAACGCCCGGTTCGAAGAACTGCGCAAGCGGTGGGACGAGGAGCACGTCAAGCTCAAGGAACTCGTCAACATGTACAAGAACAAGGCTGCCTTCCGCTCGGATATGGCCAATCGCTACCAGGCTGCGCAGACGCGCCTGGCCAAGTTCCTTGAGGCCGGACCACCGGAAGCGTTGCCCATTGAGCAGAATGTGCGGATGCGGCTGAAAGGTGGACGAACCGCCAAACGTGCAGTGGTTGCGGAGAACCTGGAGTTGACCGGCCTCATGAAGCCGTTCTCCACGGAGATCTGGTTTGGCGATCGTGTCGGCGTGCTTGGCTCCAACGGATCAGGCAAGAGCCATTTCCTTCGTTTGCTTGCCACCGGCGGCACCGACCCGGAGCGCGAGCATTTGCCGGTGTCCGACGTCGTCATCGCCGAAGTTCCGCACGAGGGGACCGTGAAGCTGGGCGCCCGCATCCGCCCCGGGTTCTTCGCACAAACCCATGTCCGGCCGGACCTCCTTGGCCGCACCCTGCTGGAGATCCTGCACCGTGGCGACGAGCACCGTTCGGGACTGCCCCGCGAAGCAGCCGCCGGTGCGCTGGATTCCTACGGCTTGGCCGGCCAGTCCGAACAGAAGTATGAGTCGCTCTCCGGTGGCCAGCAGGCACGGTTCCAGATCCTGCTGCTGCAACTCTCCGGGGCTACCCTGCTGCTCCTCGACGAGCCGACCGACAACTTGGACCTGCACTCGGGCGAGGCCCTCGAGCGGGCTATTGACGCTTTCGAGGGGACTGTCCTGGCCGTGACCCACGACCGGTGGTTCGCGAAGTCGTTCGACCGCTTCCTGGTGTTCGGGTCCGATGGCAAGGTGTACGAATCCGAGGAACCGGTCTGGGACGAGAAGCGCGTGGACCGCGCCCGCTAG
- a CDS encoding ABC transporter permease — translation MSTAITDSKPTRTPVGPGPAFHRVLNSEFIKFRTLLSTLILLASTAVVMVGFAALAAWGTGQFADQAARDPEAAAAMAAQGGDLAVSIPTSGISFAQLILGSLGVLLMSSEFTTGMARSTFAAVPKRLSPFLAKLIVVVVSAFLLTAVATYVAGLVSLPIVDNYNLKLDLGSSQSIKLLLVNSIYVAAVAAIGMALGTIVRNSAGGIMSLVGLLFVAPIAFQLIPGDFFKEANKYLPTSTINPMTAVEHVPDTLEAWQAALVLTAWVVVPVAIAMVLLKKRDV, via the coding sequence GTGAGCACCGCAATCACGGACAGCAAACCCACACGCACCCCGGTGGGCCCAGGACCGGCTTTCCACCGGGTTCTGAACTCCGAATTCATCAAATTCCGCACTCTGCTTTCGACCCTCATCCTCCTGGCCTCCACGGCTGTGGTCATGGTCGGCTTCGCGGCCTTGGCTGCATGGGGAACAGGACAGTTCGCCGACCAGGCAGCCCGCGATCCTGAAGCGGCCGCCGCGATGGCAGCCCAGGGCGGAGACCTGGCCGTCAGCATTCCGACGTCCGGAATCTCGTTCGCCCAGCTCATCCTTGGCTCCCTGGGCGTGCTGCTCATGAGCTCGGAATTCACCACCGGCATGGCACGTTCCACCTTCGCCGCCGTGCCCAAGCGCCTCTCCCCGTTCCTGGCGAAGCTCATTGTGGTGGTGGTGAGCGCGTTCCTTCTGACCGCTGTTGCCACGTACGTAGCAGGGCTCGTTTCATTGCCGATCGTGGATAACTACAACCTCAAGCTGGACCTTGGCAGCTCGCAGTCCATCAAGCTCCTGCTGGTGAACAGCATCTATGTGGCCGCCGTGGCTGCGATCGGCATGGCCCTGGGAACGATCGTCCGGAACTCGGCCGGTGGCATCATGAGCCTCGTCGGCCTGTTGTTCGTGGCTCCCATCGCATTCCAGCTCATCCCCGGCGATTTCTTCAAGGAAGCCAACAAGTACCTCCCCACCAGCACCATCAACCCGATGACCGCCGTCGAGCACGTCCCGGACACGCTGGAAGCGTGGCAGGCCGCGCTGGTGCTGACCGCCTGGGTTGTTGTGCCGGTGGCAATTGCCATGGTTCTGCTCAAGAAGCGGGACGTCTAG
- a CDS encoding bifunctional phosphatase PAP2/diacylglycerol kinase family protein, with protein sequence MRGFPGIGPHNVTKFDHFLVRAVSRQRQGNHDDFFRYLSAAATKGKLWFGIAGVMATVPGRPRRAALHGLLALGVASAVTNLVFKTVLPRTRPSPDHLPVFRFVNPQPTSSSMPSGHSASAVAFAVGAGIVSPAIGLALAPVAAGVAYSRVHTGAHWPSDVVFGSALGAGAALLTRKWWPARPPEPTPRRTPADVPAIADGDGLVIAVNAMGGSYTPETGELLKKLFPKAHIHEIAEGEDVEAAVRTVASRPEAVALGVWGGDGTVGTAAAAAVEHSLPLLVLPGGTLNHFARDLGSNSMDDAVEALTKGWGASVDLGWVVVQRGLPEMPETIELAMLNTASVGVYPNLVRRRERLQPALGKPLASLVASLRTFAVNSPTTLRVDGVRHKLWIMYMGRGRYYPADHAPIRRPVLDDGVLDLRMISADEPFARARLLWAVVTGTVASSKVTHLSEAGSITIEAADQPLALAVDGEAKANVRSAEFSIRTGGLRVYSPLPPVG encoded by the coding sequence ATGCGAGGCTTCCCGGGCATAGGTCCCCACAACGTGACGAAATTCGATCACTTCCTCGTGCGGGCCGTATCCCGCCAGCGCCAGGGCAACCACGACGACTTCTTCCGTTACCTGTCCGCTGCCGCCACCAAGGGCAAGCTGTGGTTCGGCATCGCGGGGGTCATGGCGACCGTTCCGGGCAGGCCGCGCCGGGCCGCGCTGCACGGTTTGCTCGCCTTGGGCGTCGCGTCCGCCGTCACGAACCTGGTTTTCAAGACCGTCCTGCCGCGCACCAGGCCCTCGCCCGATCACCTTCCTGTTTTCAGGTTCGTGAATCCTCAGCCCACCAGCTCATCGATGCCGTCGGGACATTCCGCCTCGGCAGTGGCCTTCGCGGTGGGAGCCGGGATCGTTTCACCGGCAATCGGCCTCGCTTTGGCTCCCGTGGCTGCCGGTGTGGCCTACTCGAGGGTCCACACGGGCGCCCATTGGCCCTCGGATGTTGTCTTCGGTTCGGCCCTCGGCGCCGGAGCCGCCTTATTGACGCGCAAGTGGTGGCCGGCCCGTCCGCCGGAGCCTACGCCCCGGCGGACTCCGGCGGACGTACCGGCAATCGCCGACGGCGACGGGCTGGTGATCGCCGTCAACGCCATGGGAGGGTCTTATACGCCAGAGACCGGCGAGCTGCTCAAGAAACTATTCCCCAAGGCGCATATACACGAGATCGCTGAGGGAGAAGACGTCGAGGCAGCTGTCCGCACTGTGGCGTCAAGACCCGAGGCCGTCGCTCTGGGGGTATGGGGCGGTGACGGAACGGTAGGCACTGCGGCGGCTGCCGCCGTCGAACATTCCCTTCCACTACTGGTCCTGCCGGGCGGAACGCTCAACCACTTTGCCCGCGACCTGGGCAGCAACTCCATGGACGATGCCGTGGAAGCGCTCACCAAGGGCTGGGGCGCCTCTGTGGACCTGGGCTGGGTGGTGGTGCAGCGCGGTCTGCCGGAGATGCCGGAAACCATCGAGCTGGCCATGCTCAATACGGCCAGCGTGGGTGTTTACCCCAACCTGGTGAGACGGCGTGAACGTTTGCAGCCGGCACTCGGTAAGCCGCTGGCGAGCCTGGTGGCATCGCTGCGGACCTTCGCGGTGAACTCCCCCACCACGCTCAGAGTGGACGGCGTCAGGCACAAGCTGTGGATCATGTACATGGGCCGTGGACGCTACTACCCCGCTGACCATGCGCCCATTCGCCGCCCGGTGCTGGACGACGGCGTCCTGGACTTGCGGATGATTTCGGCGGACGAGCCGTTCGCCCGTGCCCGGTTGCTGTGGGCAGTGGTGACCGGCACTGTAGCCTCCTCCAAGGTGACGCACCTGTCCGAGGCCGGCAGCATCACGATTGAGGCCGCGGACCAGCCCCTGGCCCTGGCCGTCGACGGTGAGGCGAAGGCCAACGTCCGGAGTGCCGAATTCTCGATCCGGACAGGCGGACTGCGCGTGTACTCGCCGCTTCCCCCGGTGGGATAA